Proteins found in one Coffea eugenioides isolate CCC68of chromosome 5, Ceug_1.0, whole genome shotgun sequence genomic segment:
- the LOC113771988 gene encoding uncharacterized protein LOC113771988, with protein MAMRIAYTALELRKKLLGKEFPVWVVDAVITDFQTRGFINDGLYAETFSRSRWSSSTWGPRRIKKALYSKGVSIMDTEKAIKLVFNDASACEDEESGLGISKRSMDHLFSQASKHAQNLAYFHLLVAPAASSPSDGVNWYEDGEVAPVASSPSDDFNWYEDGEDVHKSGKHSHREQGFPRLPLLSALAPDADAKVFWV; from the exons ATGGCCATGAGAAT AGCTTATACAGCTTTGGAGCTAAGAAAGAAACTGCTGGGGAAGGAATTTCCAGTTTGGGTTGTTGATGCAGTAATAACTGACTTTCAGACCAG AGGCTTTATCAATGATGGCTTGTATGCGGAAACATTTTCCCGTTCTAGATGGTCGTCCTCAACTTGGGGTCCGAGGCGaataaaaaag GCCCTCTACAGCAAGGGAGTCAGCATCATGGACACAGAGAAGGCGATAAAGTTAGTTTTCAATGATGCTTCAGCTTGTGAAGATGAAGAATCAGGTCTTGGTATATCAAAGCGTTCAATGGATCATTTATTTTCTCAGGCTTCAAAGCATGCTCAAA ATCTGGCCTACTTCCACCTGTTAGTCGCTCCAGCGGCATCTTCACCTTCAGATGGCGTTAATTGGTATGAAGACGGGGAAG TCGCTCCAGTGGCATCTTCACCTTCAGATGACTTTAATTGGTATGAAGACGGGGAAGATGTTCACAAATCAGGCAAACACTCTCACAGAGAACAAG GTTTTCCCAGATTGCCGTTGTTATCTGCACTTGCACCTGATGCTGATGCTAAAG ttttttgggtttaa
- the LOC113769904 gene encoding uncharacterized protein LOC113769904 isoform X1, which translates to MIPLSNSKPIMAISSANLIPRTAIQLQRQVLLIPWVKKKMKMGIISCSRRRDYSNSVPVRYIPKKLLENKEPEASFYSPSNGLGDVKIHGTNSSESNGKRFELSKSEQTSCSTRSFVLGSKLRNLNENAIHNISNDVTLDGGRVVESNVPRIGISDSAQTSCSSRGFVADTEFQYQKEREKPVTGLDTSKVVQSNLEGMEHFKGAQTSCSSTSFVVDMEFQSQIEKPTNSLKADVGLDTITVAGSNEDRRELSKRAQTSCSGRSFVVGAEFLNENEKPIDNLDCDVGSASNRAVRSNIQRSELSKSLQTSCSSRSFVGDTEFQDQNENPINSIKNNIGFGTSRVVQSNEQRRDLSKSAQTSSCGQICIVDNKFQSQYAKRIDYHAGLGIGEELDDHMQYDSYEVMEELEGFSEEESNQDHRIQGSRIKKDVEKLAIELLATRW; encoded by the exons ATGATTCCACTCTCAAACTCGAAACCAATAATGGCGATTTCATCTGCAAATCTAATCCCCAGAACTGCAATTCAGCTACAGAGGCAAGTCCTTCTGATCCCCTG GGTGAAAAAGAAGATGAAGATGGGAATTATTAGCTGTTCAAGGAGGAGAGACTACAGCAATTCGGTTCCAGTAAGGTACATTCCCAAGAAATTATTAGAAAATAAAGAACCAGAAGCTTCTTTTTATTCTCCCTCAAATGGATTAGGTGATGTGAAAATACATGGTACTAATAGTTCAGAATCAAATGGCAAAAGATTTGAACTTTCCAAAAGTGAGCAGACTTCATGCAGTACCAGGAGCTTTGTTTTAGGTTCCAAGCTTCGAAatctaaatgaaaatgcaaTTCACAACATAAGCAATGATGTGACATTGGATGGTGGTAGAGTTGTTGAGTCAAATGTACCAAGGATTGGAATTTCGGATAGTGCGCAGACATCTTGCAGCAGCAGGGGCTTTGTTGCTGACACGGAGTTTCAATaccaaaaagaaagagaaaagccAGTTACTGGATTGGATACAAGTAAAGTTGTTCAATCAAATCTAGAGGGAATGGAACATTTTAAAGGTGCACAGACTTCTTGCAGTAGCACGAGCTTTGTTGTGGACATGGAGTTTCAAAGTCAAATCGAAAAGCCAACTAACAGTTTGAAAGCTGATGTTGGATTGGATACAATTACAGTTGCTGGATCAAATGAGGACAGACGTGAACTTTCCAAACGTGCTCAGACCTCATGCAGTGGCAGAAGCTTTGTTGTTGGTGCAGAGTTTCTGAATGAGAATGAAAAGCCAATTGATAACTTAGACTGTGATGTTGGTTCAGCTTCAAATAGAGCTGTTCGATCAAATATACAAAGAAGTGAACTTTCCAAGAGTTTGCAGACATCATGCAGCAGCAGGAGCTTTGTGGGGGACACTGAGTTTCAAGATCAAAATGAAAACCCAATTAACagcataaaaaataatattggATTTGGTACAAGTAGAGTTGTTCAATCAAATGAACAGAGACGTGATCTTTCCAAAAGTGCACAGACTTCAAGCTGTGGCCAGATTTGTATTGTAGATAACAAGTTTCAAAGCCAATATGCAAAAAGAATTGATTATCATGCTGGATTGG GGATTGGAGAAGAACTTGATGATCATATGCAGTACGACAGCTACGAGGTCATGGAGGAACTCGAAGGTTTTTCGGAAGAGGAGAGCAATCAAGACCATAGGATTCAAGGATCTCGAATAAAGAAAGATGTTGAGAAGTTGGCCATTGAATTACTTGCTACGAGGTGGTAA
- the LOC113769904 gene encoding uncharacterized protein LOC113769904 isoform X2, protein MIPLSNSKPIMAISSANLIPRTAIQLQRQVLLIPWVKKKMKMGIISCSRRRDYSNSVPVSSESNGKRFELSKSEQTSCSTRSFVLGSKLRNLNENAIHNISNDVTLDGGRVVESNVPRIGISDSAQTSCSSRGFVADTEFQYQKEREKPVTGLDTSKVVQSNLEGMEHFKGAQTSCSSTSFVVDMEFQSQIEKPTNSLKADVGLDTITVAGSNEDRRELSKRAQTSCSGRSFVVGAEFLNENEKPIDNLDCDVGSASNRAVRSNIQRSELSKSLQTSCSSRSFVGDTEFQDQNENPINSIKNNIGFGTSRVVQSNEQRRDLSKSAQTSSCGQICIVDNKFQSQYAKRIDYHAGLGIGEELDDHMQYDSYEVMEELEGFSEEESNQDHRIQGSRIKKDVEKLAIELLATRW, encoded by the exons ATGATTCCACTCTCAAACTCGAAACCAATAATGGCGATTTCATCTGCAAATCTAATCCCCAGAACTGCAATTCAGCTACAGAGGCAAGTCCTTCTGATCCCCTG GGTGAAAAAGAAGATGAAGATGGGAATTATTAGCTGTTCAAGGAGGAGAGACTACAGCAATTCGGTTCCAGTAAG TTCAGAATCAAATGGCAAAAGATTTGAACTTTCCAAAAGTGAGCAGACTTCATGCAGTACCAGGAGCTTTGTTTTAGGTTCCAAGCTTCGAAatctaaatgaaaatgcaaTTCACAACATAAGCAATGATGTGACATTGGATGGTGGTAGAGTTGTTGAGTCAAATGTACCAAGGATTGGAATTTCGGATAGTGCGCAGACATCTTGCAGCAGCAGGGGCTTTGTTGCTGACACGGAGTTTCAATaccaaaaagaaagagaaaagccAGTTACTGGATTGGATACAAGTAAAGTTGTTCAATCAAATCTAGAGGGAATGGAACATTTTAAAGGTGCACAGACTTCTTGCAGTAGCACGAGCTTTGTTGTGGACATGGAGTTTCAAAGTCAAATCGAAAAGCCAACTAACAGTTTGAAAGCTGATGTTGGATTGGATACAATTACAGTTGCTGGATCAAATGAGGACAGACGTGAACTTTCCAAACGTGCTCAGACCTCATGCAGTGGCAGAAGCTTTGTTGTTGGTGCAGAGTTTCTGAATGAGAATGAAAAGCCAATTGATAACTTAGACTGTGATGTTGGTTCAGCTTCAAATAGAGCTGTTCGATCAAATATACAAAGAAGTGAACTTTCCAAGAGTTTGCAGACATCATGCAGCAGCAGGAGCTTTGTGGGGGACACTGAGTTTCAAGATCAAAATGAAAACCCAATTAACagcataaaaaataatattggATTTGGTACAAGTAGAGTTGTTCAATCAAATGAACAGAGACGTGATCTTTCCAAAAGTGCACAGACTTCAAGCTGTGGCCAGATTTGTATTGTAGATAACAAGTTTCAAAGCCAATATGCAAAAAGAATTGATTATCATGCTGGATTGG GGATTGGAGAAGAACTTGATGATCATATGCAGTACGACAGCTACGAGGTCATGGAGGAACTCGAAGGTTTTTCGGAAGAGGAGAGCAATCAAGACCATAGGATTCAAGGATCTCGAATAAAGAAAGATGTTGAGAAGTTGGCCATTGAATTACTTGCTACGAGGTGGTAA
- the LOC113771989 gene encoding uncharacterized protein LOC113771989, which translates to MVAFPVETASSLDPEQLEQRRLTEAVANETIENFVTCIHRARLAGLSRDIMVSWSKSLMGHSLHILVENPSEENHSTCKIDLKTWQFWGKKGLKSFKVGERRVDVFWDLRTANFSSSPEPVSDYYVALVSEKELVLLLGDQKTEAYKRTRSKPSPMDAALVHKKESVFAKRCFCTRTMLGKGKKEHHIIIESALSGPYDPEMWISVDGVESLRIPNLHWRFRGNEILLVDDVPVQIFWDVHDWLYNSNESGPGTFIFMQGTLECEFDNDYGRRNLDHDAPSGDNCDLRPEELSCTEFCHFLYAWMTE; encoded by the coding sequence ATGGTTGCATTCCCTGTGGAAACTGCATCCTCTTTGGATCCTGAGCAACTTGAGCAGAGACGATTAACGGAGGCCGTGGCAAATGAAACTATAGAGAATTTTGTAACCTGCATCCACAGGGCCAGACTTGCAGGATTGTCTCGGGACATCATGGTATCATGGTCCAAAAGTTTAATGGGCCACTCTCTTCACATCTTGGTTGAGAACCCTTCTGAGGAAAATCATTCAACATGCAAAATAGATCTCAAAACCTGGCAGTTTTGGGGCAAAAAAGGTCTAAAATCCTTCAAAGTTGGCGAAAGAAGAGTGGATGTCTTTTGGGATTTAAGGACAGCAAATTTTTCCAGCAGCCCGGAACCAGTCTCTGATTACTATGTTGCTTTGGTCTCTGAAAAAGAGCTTGTTTTATTGCTTGGTGATCAAAAGACAGAAGCATATAAAAGAACCAGGTCAAAACCGTCGCCGATGGATGCTGCATTAGTGCATAAGAAAGAGAGTGTTTTTGCCAAGAGGTGTTTTTGCACCAGAACCATGTTGGGCAAAGGTAAAAAGGAACATCACATCATAATCGAGTCTGCTCTATCAGGGCCTTATGATCCTGAAATGTGGATTAGTGTGGATGGCGTTGAGTCGCTACGAATTCCCAACTTGCATTGGAGATTCAGGGGAAATGAAATTCTATTAGTGGATGACGTGCCTGTACAGATTTTCTGGGATGTGCACGATTGGTTATACAATAGCAATGAATCAGGACCTGGGACATTCATTTTCATGCAAGGTACTCTTGAATGTGAATTTGATAACGACTATGGTAGAAGAAATTTAGACCATGATGCTCCAAGTGGTGATAATTGTGATTTAAGACCGGAAGAATTATCCTGCACTGAATTCTGCCATTTCCTTTATGCTTGGATGACAGAATGA
- the LOC113772538 gene encoding kinesin-like protein KIN-14F → MPQESNSNGSMFFSPGKNLRGLKGLIYNSSSDDAVYAEEIINDRELAQRKAGEAAARRYQAAAWLREMDQGASEVLPKEPTEQEFCLALRNGLILCNVLNKVNPGAVHKVVENRVIDVQFTEGAAQSAIQYFENTRNFLVAVGEMKLLTFEASDLEKGGSSGKVVDCILCLKGYYEWKQAGGIGVWRYGGNVKIVSFPKGSTSSFVSSESADESLDDSESSQFEQLLEYLHLSSEVSLEETNAANALTSLFEHFGLALLQAYLSEISGVEDLPLNSMVIDILLRKVVKDFSSMLIAKSNQVGLILKKILNDDGIPRSKSEVLEMILKYLGQRSSLASSNLSKFCICGRKREDIAQTNVSPVGNVEVLDVQQRQLEELKSFSRETKKEFQLFQKVHVEELKRLEHHIKGLEVAASSYHKVLEENRMLYNQVQDLKGTIRVYCRVRPFLPGQSDGQSTVDYIGDNGDIMIVNPHKQGKDARRIFTFNKVFGTNATQQQIYMDTQPLVRSVLDGYNVCIFAYGQTGSGKTYTMSGPDLTAEETWGVNYRALRDLFHISKERMEFIEYEVGVQMIEIYNEQVRDLLVIDGTNRRLDVRNNSQLNGLNVPDACLILVKCTQDVLDLMRIGQQNRAVGATALNERSSRSHSILTVHVRGKELVSGSTLKGCLHLVDLAGSERVDKSEAVGERLKEAQHINRSLSALGDVISSLAQKTSHIPYRNSKLTQVLQDSLGGHAKTLMFVHINPMVNAIGETVSTLKFAERVASIDLGAARSNKESGEIREFKDEITNLKLTLEKKDAELQQLRSGASIRGAISPLRMPKSNVTASMKPENNQRSTIDDTRSSEVRSCSSGKQRRSRFPAKFTDKDIVPKIPFLAEERSVGFNKARSPSPPVRRSVSTDRSAVIRSRIKPETLDNPPVMRLPFPARVPTNKSMVAVPSIVPSTDSYTRSYPASQEPPVKQDNISETLHSLQRIVSRKVNVEHDDQEQFKQALNVRQGGIRKTKPESKVKSKHQNITKNQKSDIGVTLLTNVDNGRMMEEAQKSEFLEIDNEHGDERVGSPVYGNTMRLKKLQRNFSRNSQNVEPRELIQPTESVYAGKHENKISNSTIQNLKEASNSSTSEFRRSRSTPRGKFFVVP, encoded by the exons ATGCCCCAAGAAAGCAACTCCAACGGCTCAATGTTCTTCTCACCAGGCAAGAACTTGAGAGGATTAAAGGGATTGATCTACAACAGTAGTAGTGATGATGCAGTGTATGCTGAGGAGATCATCAACGACCGTGAACTGGCTCAGAGGAAAGCCGGAGAAGCAG CTGCAAGGAGGTACCAGGCAGCAGCATGGCTAAGAGAGATGGACCAGGGTGCATCAGAGGTTCTACCAAAAGAACCCACCGAGCAGGAATTTTGCCTGGCCCTCCGCAATGGCTTAATTCTGTGCAATGTCCTCAACAAAGTCAACCCTGGCGCCGTTCACAAG GTGGTCGAAAATCGGGTGATTGACGTCCAGTTCACCGAGGGTGCAGCTCAGTCTGCTATTCAGTATTTTGAGAACACAAGGAACTTTCTAGTGGCCGTTGGCGAGATGAAGCTTTTGACATTTGAAGCCTCCGATTTGGAAAAG GGAGGTTCGTCAGGTAAAGTTGTAGACTGCATCCTGTGTTTGAAAGGATATTACGAGTGGAAACAAGCTGGTGGAATTGGAGTTTGGAGATATGGTGGGAATGTAAAAATTGTATCCTTTCCCAAGGGATCTACATCTTCTTTTGTCAGCAGTGAAAGTGCAGATGAGTCTCTCGATGATTCTGAATCATCACAATTTGAGCAGCTATTGGAATATCTACATTTGTCAAGTGAGGTCTCACTTGAGGAAACCAATGCAGCCAATGCTCTTACTTCACTCTTTGAACATTTTGGTCTTGCCCTTCTACAGGCATATCTCTCCGAAATTAGTGGAGTTGAAGACTTGCCTTTGAATTCAATG GTTATTGATATTCTGTTGAGGAAGGTGGTTAAGGATTTCTCCTCTATGCTTATTGCTAAGAGCAATCAG GTTGGACTTATTctgaagaaaattttgaatgatgATGGCATTCCTCGATCAAAGTCTGAAGTTTTAGAAATGATACTGAAGTACCTTGGTCAAAGAAGTAGTCTGGCTTCAAGCAATCTCTCCAAATTTTGCATTTGTGGCCGGAAACGTGAAGACATAGCTCAAACAAACGTTTCCCCTGTGGGCAATGTAGAAGTTCTTGACGTTCAACAGAGGCAGCTAGAG GAACTCAAATCCTTTTCTAGGGAGACCAAGAAAGAATTTCAGCTATTTCAGAAAGTCCATGTGGAGGAATTGAAAAGGCTTG AGCATCATATTAAGGGCCTTGAAGTAGCAGCTTCTTCTTATCACAAAGTTTTGGAGGAAAATCGAATGCTTTACAATCAAGTTCAAGACTTAAAAG GGACTATTAGAGTTTACTGTAGAGTGAGGCCCTTCCTACCTGGGCAGTCAGATGGACAGTCCACGGTTGACTATATTGGGGACAATGGAGATATCATGATTGTCAACCCTCATAAGCAGGGTAAAGATGCAAGGAGGATTTTCACTTTCAACAAGGTGTTTGGCACAAATGCAACTCAAC AACAAATATATATGGATACACAACCGTTGGTCCGATCGGTTCTTGATGGGTATAACGTTTGTATATTTGCTTATGGACAAACTGGCTCAGGGAAGACATACACAATG AGCGGCCCAGACTTGACAGCAGAGGAGACGTGGGGTGTAAATTATCGTGCTTTGCGTGACCTATTTCACATTTCAAAAGAAAGAATGGAATTTATAGAGTACGAAGTTGGAGTCCAAATGATCGAAATATACAATGAACAAGTTAGAGATCTCTTGGTCATTGATGGAACTAATAGGAG ATTGGATGTaagaaacaattctcaactcaACGGTCTCAATGTGCCTGATGCGTGTCTAATTCTGGTCAAATGTACCCAAGATGTTCTTGATTTGATGAGAATTGGACAACAAAACCGTGCCGTAGGCGCCACTGCTCTAAATGAAAGGAGTAGCAGATCGCATAG TATCTTAACAGTTCATGTCCGTGGGAAAGAGTTGGTTTCTGGATCCACATTAAAGGGCTGCCTTCACCTGGTGGATCTAGCTGGAAGTGAGAGAGTGGATAAATCTGAAGCCGTTGGCGAGAGACTGAAGGAAGCCCAACATATAAACAGATCTCTTTCTGCACTGGGAGATGTTATTTCCTCTCTTGCTCAGAAGACTTCACATATTCCTTACAGAAATAGCAAGCTCACCCAAGTGTTACAGGATTCTCTAG GTGGCCATGCAAAGACGCTGATGTTTGTGCATATAAATCCCATGGTTAATGCTATAGGAGAGACAGTAAGTACCCTGAAGTTTGCCGAGAGAGTGGCCTCAATAGACCTTGGAGCTGCTCGATCTAATAAGGAAAGTGGGGAAATTCGAGAATTTAAAGATGAG ATCACAAACCTCAAGCTCACATTGGAGAAAAAGGATGCTGAACTACAGCAACTAAGAAGTGGAGCCAGTATAAGAGGTGCTATATCACCTCTTCGTATGCCAAAATCCAATGTTACTGCCAGCATGAAGCCTGAAAATAATCAGCGTAGTACCATTGACGACACTCGAAGCTCCGAG GTAAGAAGCTGTTCTTCAGGCAAGCAGAGGAGGTCCCGGTTCCCGGCTAAGTTCACCGACAAGGATATTGTACCAAAAATTCCTTTCCTTGCTGAAGAGAGATCTGTAGGTTTCAATAAGGCAAGATCACCATCCCCACCTGTTAGAAGATCAGTTTCAACGGATAGGAGTGCTGTCATCAGAAGTAGGATTAAGCCTGAGACACTTGATAACCCACCGGTCATGAGACTACCTTTTCCAGCAAGAGTCCCTACAAACAAATCCATGGTTGCTGTACCTTCAATTGTTCCCTCGACAGATAGTTACACAAGGTCATATCCGGCTTCTCAGGAGCCACCAGTTAAGCAGGATAACATTTCTGAGACACTGCACAGTCTCCAAAGAATTGTCTCCAGAAAAGTTAATGTAGAACATGATGATCAGGAGCAGTTTAAACAGGCACTTAATGTTCGACAAGGTGGTATTAGGAAAACTAAACCTGAGAGTAAGGTTAAGAGCAAGCATCAAAATATTACTAAAAACCAAAAGTCTGACATTGGAGTTACTCTGCTTACTAATGTGGACAACGGTAGAATGATGGAAGAGGCTCAGAAAAGCGAGTTCTTGGAAATAGATAATGAGCACGGTGATGAACGTGTTGGATCACCAGTTTATGGTAATACCATGAGGTTGAAAAAGCTTCAGAGGAACTTCTCGAGGAACTCTCAAAATGTTGAACCTAG AGAACTGATACAGCCAACGGAGTCTGTCTATGCTGGGAAACATGAGAATAAAATTTCCAATAGCACAATTCAAAATCTCAAGGAAGCAAGCAACTCGTCCACCTCGGAGTTCCGAAGAAGCAGATCTACACCTCGAGGGAAATTTTTTGTTGTTCCTTGA
- the LOC113770748 gene encoding uridine kinase-like protein 3 isoform X1, protein MHCLAACYMGFDQLMGSKPVEDLIEASSGVHFSGFHLDGLISSTSEVEQPTTSAEDVHKQPFVIGVAGGAASGKTTVCDMIIEQLHDQRVVLVNQDSFYYNLTPEELTRVQEYNFDHPDAFDTEQLLCAMEKLKHGQAVDIPKYDFKSYKNDIFPRRRVNPSDVIILEGILIFHDPRVRDLMSMKIFVDTDADVRLARRIRRDTVEKGRDIGMVLDQYSKFVKPAFDDFILPTKKYADIIIPRGGDNPVAIDLIVQHIRTKLGQHDLCKIYPNLYVIHSTFQIRGMHTLIRDSQTTKHDFVFYADRLIRLVVEHGLGHLPFTEKQVITPTGSVYTGVDFCKRLCGASVIRSGESMENALRACCKGIKIGKILIHREGDNGQQLIYEKLPQDISNRHVLLLDPILGTGNSAVQAISLLLRKGVPESNIIFLNLISAPKGVHVVCKRFPKIKIVTSEIEVGLNEDFRVIPGMGEFGDRYFGTDDD, encoded by the exons ATGCATTGTTTGGCAGCTTGTTACATGGGATTC GATCAACTAATGGGTTCAAAACCTGTTGAAGATTTGATAGAGGCTTCTTCAGGGGTTCATTTCTCTGGATTCCACTTGGATGGATTAATCTCCAGTACTTCAGAAGTTGAGCAACCGACAACCTCTGCAGAAGATGTGCACAAGCAACCCTTTGTCATCG GAGTTGCTGGAGGTGCAGCATCAGGGAAGACCACAGTTTGTGATATGATTATTGAGCAACTTCATGATCAGCGTGTTGTACTTGTTAACCAG GATTCCTTTTATTACAATTTGACACCAGAAGAACTTACAAGAGTGCAAGAATACAATTTTGACCATCCTG ATGCATTTGACACTGAGCAATTACTTTGTGCTATGGAGAAATTGAAGCATGGCCAAGCAGTAGATATTCCCAAATATGACTTCAAGAGTTACAAAAATGACATTTTCCCTCGTAGAAGg GTAAATCCTTCAGATGTTATCATTTTGGAGGGCATTCTCATTTTTCACGATCCGCGTGTTCGAGATTTGATGAGCATGAAGATATTTGTAGATACAG ATGCTGATGTACGCTTGGCCAGAAGAATCAGACGTGATACAGTTGAGAAGGGTAGAGATATTGGAATGGTGTTAGACCAG TACTCAAAGTTTGTGAAGCCAGCTTTCGATGATTTTATTCTTCCAACAAAGAAGTATGCAGATATTATCATTCCCCGAGGAGGAGACAATCCTGTTGCCATTGATTTGATTGTTCAACATATTCGCACAAAACTTGGTCAACATGATCTTTGTAAAATATATCCTAATTTGTATGTGATTCACTCAACTTTTCAG ATTCGTGGTATGCATACACTTATACGTGATTCCCAAAcaacaaaacatgattttgtcTTCTATGCTGATAGATTAATACGTCTG GTTGTTGAACATGGTCTAGGACATCTTCCATTTACAGAAAAGCAGGTGATCACCCCAACTG GATCTGTATACACTGGTGTGGACTTTTGCAAGAGATTATGTGGTGCCTCTGTAATAAGAAG TGGTGAAAGTATGGAGAACGCCTTGCGAGCATGCTGCAAAGGTATCAAGATCGGCAAGATTCTAATCCATAGAGAGGGTGATAACGGTCAGCAG TTGATCTACGAGAAACTTCCACAAGATATTTCGAATAGGCATGTCTTATTGTTAGACCCCATCCTGGGAACAG GAAATTCGGCTGTTCAAGCTATTTCTTTACTTCTAAGGAAGGGAGTACCCGAATCCAACATCATATTCCTTAATCTCATTTCA GCACCAAAAGGAGTACATGTAGTCTGTAAGCGTTTCCCTAAAATAAAGATTGTGACATCTGAGATTGAAGTTGGATTAAATGAAGATTTCCGTGTTATCCCAGGCATGGGAGAGTTTGGTGACCGATATTTTGGCACAGATGATGATTGA
- the LOC113770748 gene encoding uridine kinase-like protein 3 isoform X2, producing MGSKPVEDLIEASSGVHFSGFHLDGLISSTSEVEQPTTSAEDVHKQPFVIGVAGGAASGKTTVCDMIIEQLHDQRVVLVNQDSFYYNLTPEELTRVQEYNFDHPDAFDTEQLLCAMEKLKHGQAVDIPKYDFKSYKNDIFPRRRVNPSDVIILEGILIFHDPRVRDLMSMKIFVDTDADVRLARRIRRDTVEKGRDIGMVLDQYSKFVKPAFDDFILPTKKYADIIIPRGGDNPVAIDLIVQHIRTKLGQHDLCKIYPNLYVIHSTFQIRGMHTLIRDSQTTKHDFVFYADRLIRLVVEHGLGHLPFTEKQVITPTGSVYTGVDFCKRLCGASVIRSGESMENALRACCKGIKIGKILIHREGDNGQQLIYEKLPQDISNRHVLLLDPILGTGNSAVQAISLLLRKGVPESNIIFLNLISAPKGVHVVCKRFPKIKIVTSEIEVGLNEDFRVIPGMGEFGDRYFGTDDD from the exons ATGGGTTCAAAACCTGTTGAAGATTTGATAGAGGCTTCTTCAGGGGTTCATTTCTCTGGATTCCACTTGGATGGATTAATCTCCAGTACTTCAGAAGTTGAGCAACCGACAACCTCTGCAGAAGATGTGCACAAGCAACCCTTTGTCATCG GAGTTGCTGGAGGTGCAGCATCAGGGAAGACCACAGTTTGTGATATGATTATTGAGCAACTTCATGATCAGCGTGTTGTACTTGTTAACCAG GATTCCTTTTATTACAATTTGACACCAGAAGAACTTACAAGAGTGCAAGAATACAATTTTGACCATCCTG ATGCATTTGACACTGAGCAATTACTTTGTGCTATGGAGAAATTGAAGCATGGCCAAGCAGTAGATATTCCCAAATATGACTTCAAGAGTTACAAAAATGACATTTTCCCTCGTAGAAGg GTAAATCCTTCAGATGTTATCATTTTGGAGGGCATTCTCATTTTTCACGATCCGCGTGTTCGAGATTTGATGAGCATGAAGATATTTGTAGATACAG ATGCTGATGTACGCTTGGCCAGAAGAATCAGACGTGATACAGTTGAGAAGGGTAGAGATATTGGAATGGTGTTAGACCAG TACTCAAAGTTTGTGAAGCCAGCTTTCGATGATTTTATTCTTCCAACAAAGAAGTATGCAGATATTATCATTCCCCGAGGAGGAGACAATCCTGTTGCCATTGATTTGATTGTTCAACATATTCGCACAAAACTTGGTCAACATGATCTTTGTAAAATATATCCTAATTTGTATGTGATTCACTCAACTTTTCAG ATTCGTGGTATGCATACACTTATACGTGATTCCCAAAcaacaaaacatgattttgtcTTCTATGCTGATAGATTAATACGTCTG GTTGTTGAACATGGTCTAGGACATCTTCCATTTACAGAAAAGCAGGTGATCACCCCAACTG GATCTGTATACACTGGTGTGGACTTTTGCAAGAGATTATGTGGTGCCTCTGTAATAAGAAG TGGTGAAAGTATGGAGAACGCCTTGCGAGCATGCTGCAAAGGTATCAAGATCGGCAAGATTCTAATCCATAGAGAGGGTGATAACGGTCAGCAG TTGATCTACGAGAAACTTCCACAAGATATTTCGAATAGGCATGTCTTATTGTTAGACCCCATCCTGGGAACAG GAAATTCGGCTGTTCAAGCTATTTCTTTACTTCTAAGGAAGGGAGTACCCGAATCCAACATCATATTCCTTAATCTCATTTCA GCACCAAAAGGAGTACATGTAGTCTGTAAGCGTTTCCCTAAAATAAAGATTGTGACATCTGAGATTGAAGTTGGATTAAATGAAGATTTCCGTGTTATCCCAGGCATGGGAGAGTTTGGTGACCGATATTTTGGCACAGATGATGATTGA